The following proteins are co-located in the Candidatus Deferrimicrobiaceae bacterium genome:
- a CDS encoding ComEC/Rec2 family competence protein: MQTRPFQGTAPFFLLSAAFLLGHVVGLAACDAWGGVAAGFGLLALLSAAFHLPAPTTAGLVMALCGALASGRAGFVDPVHARPFFDNETVIRGIVPSVRHTDSGWSGIADDVTLSTLDGSKKLRLGHVAISIRNPDASAVFPAQLRATGRLHTIRSMGNGIEIPREWEVLANGTQFIFSAEAGKTVLLPCTEGDSLFPSARERTGRWIERVTGKSEGGLYLLSLANGQVPPSRHPLVVLFRQTGLAHLFAISGINVAIFYAMHAFCVRALVWGFLRRRGGPDLNRISCLASLPICWAYVLMAGLPIPAIRSAGMITIAVLLWHAFGVRGAGFCFSLVFLFAVLGAPFAFLTPSFQLSFVAVFFLIAATGGNDGQPELGHGINGYGSRTLHWIIGAIEASGVAFFGTLPVAAAFFQGVPAGAILWNVLFGPLLGTAGVAGAFLAVIGGVFQVRFLETPVRWTADLLGWEIGWLRRLSGDGAGYCRLPPVGAGAMTAAVLFAAAGALWLRSRGRKAWPAPLAGALLLLAWIHLPYLAMPDARLTLTALNVGNGASHVIGFPGGGTMVLDCGSALRGDSGARILVPFLRSQGVRKVDLLILSHPHEDHYGGACALLEAMPVSEVWIPEDVPKEGFGPALANYRGVLRAVGRGVERICGGAVVSVRSAGEGDKNSANASSLVIEARYGRFCAWLPGDIEGGPSAWGPIRDHKQEWRALFLPHHGSPGADPEGWVTAGNPDIAVIQNRNCLAGKNLITSERVLALENGALTFMTDGRSVRAIQENGYRFWQLLCRQY; encoded by the coding sequence ATGCAGACGCGCCCGTTTCAGGGAACCGCCCCGTTTTTCCTCCTGTCCGCAGCGTTCCTCCTGGGGCACGTCGTCGGCCTCGCGGCCTGTGACGCCTGGGGGGGCGTCGCCGCCGGGTTCGGGTTGCTCGCGCTGCTTTCCGCTGCCTTTCATCTCCCCGCACCCACCACGGCCGGCCTCGTCATGGCGCTATGCGGCGCCCTGGCATCGGGACGCGCAGGGTTCGTCGATCCGGTTCACGCCCGCCCGTTCTTCGACAACGAAACGGTCATTCGCGGGATCGTACCGAGCGTCCGTCACACCGATTCCGGGTGGAGCGGCATCGCCGACGACGTCACATTGTCGACGCTGGACGGATCGAAAAAGCTCCGCCTCGGGCATGTGGCGATCAGCATCCGGAATCCCGATGCTTCCGCCGTCTTCCCAGCCCAATTACGTGCGACCGGCCGGCTGCATACGATCCGCAGCATGGGAAACGGGATCGAAATTCCCCGGGAATGGGAAGTGCTCGCCAACGGGACGCAATTCATCTTTTCGGCAGAGGCGGGGAAGACGGTCCTGTTGCCATGCACGGAGGGCGATTCGCTGTTCCCTTCTGCGCGGGAAAGGACGGGGCGATGGATAGAACGCGTCACAGGAAAATCGGAAGGGGGTCTCTATCTTCTTTCGCTCGCCAACGGGCAAGTTCCGCCGTCGCGTCATCCGCTGGTCGTCCTTTTCCGGCAGACCGGGCTTGCCCACCTGTTTGCCATCTCGGGCATCAACGTCGCCATCTTCTATGCGATGCACGCTTTTTGCGTTCGGGCATTGGTCTGGGGCTTCCTGCGGCGAAGGGGCGGTCCGGATCTCAATCGCATCTCATGTCTGGCCTCGCTCCCGATTTGTTGGGCCTACGTCCTGATGGCCGGTCTCCCGATCCCCGCGATTCGATCGGCCGGAATGATCACGATCGCCGTCCTTCTCTGGCATGCCTTCGGCGTCCGGGGCGCCGGATTCTGTTTTTCGCTCGTATTCTTGTTCGCGGTCCTGGGGGCGCCGTTTGCGTTCCTGACGCCTTCTTTTCAGCTTTCTTTCGTTGCTGTCTTTTTTCTGATTGCCGCGACGGGCGGAAACGATGGGCAACCAGAACTCGGCCACGGTATTAACGGTTACGGATCGAGAACGCTTCATTGGATCATCGGCGCGATAGAGGCTTCCGGCGTCGCCTTTTTCGGGACCCTTCCGGTCGCGGCCGCTTTTTTCCAGGGCGTTCCCGCCGGTGCCATCCTGTGGAACGTGTTGTTCGGACCGTTGCTAGGGACTGCGGGCGTGGCCGGCGCCTTTCTCGCGGTGATCGGGGGAGTATTCCAGGTTCGATTCCTGGAAACGCCGGTCCGCTGGACGGCCGACCTTCTGGGATGGGAGATCGGCTGGCTCCGCAGGCTGTCGGGAGACGGCGCCGGCTATTGCCGCCTACCGCCCGTCGGGGCGGGGGCGATGACGGCGGCCGTCCTCTTCGCTGCAGCGGGAGCATTGTGGCTTCGATCCCGGGGACGAAAGGCGTGGCCCGCTCCGCTGGCAGGAGCGCTCCTCCTCCTCGCCTGGATCCACCTGCCATACTTGGCGATGCCCGACGCACGGCTGACCCTGACTGCGCTCAATGTCGGGAACGGGGCTTCGCATGTCATCGGCTTTCCGGGTGGAGGGACCATGGTGCTCGATTGCGGGAGCGCACTTCGCGGCGATTCCGGCGCCCGGATCCTGGTCCCGTTTCTCAGGTCACAGGGGGTTCGAAAAGTCGATCTTCTCATCCTGTCCCATCCTCACGAGGATCATTACGGCGGTGCCTGCGCCTTGCTGGAGGCGATGCCTGTTTCCGAGGTCTGGATCCCGGAGGATGTTCCGAAGGAGGGATTCGGCCCAGCCCTCGCGAATTATAGAGGGGTGTTGCGGGCAGTCGGCAGGGGCGTCGAAAGGATCTGCGGGGGGGCGGTAGTCTCGGTTCGGTCGGCCGGCGAAGGTGACAAGAATAGTGCCAACGCATCCAGTCTCGTAATCGAAGCCAGGTATGGCCGTTTCTGCGCCTGGCTTCCGGGCGACATCGAGGGAGGGCCTTCGGCCTGGGGACCGATCCGCGACCATAAACAGGAATGGCGGGCGTTATTCTTGCCGCATCACGGGTCTCCCGGAGCCGATCCCGAAGGTTGGGTGACGGCGGGGAATCCGGATATCGCCGTAATCCAAAATAGAAATTGTTTGGCCGGGAAAAATCTGATAACTTCGGAAAGGGTTTTGGCCCTTGAAAACGGGGCTTTGACCTTCATGACCGATGGCCGTTCCGTGCGCGCCATCCAGGAAAACGGCTATCGTTTCTGGCAGTTGCTTTGTCGCCAGTACTGA